Proteins from a genomic interval of Arachis hypogaea cultivar Tifrunner chromosome 10, arahy.Tifrunner.gnm2.J5K5, whole genome shotgun sequence:
- the LOC112717645 gene encoding protein TRANSPARENT TESTA GLABRA 1 — translation MALSSSSTSSNHQRIAVGSFIEEYTNRVDILSFNPETLTLRPNPSLSFDHPYPPTKLMFHPSTPSSLLRHSAVDLLATSGDYLRLWEVRESSVEALSLFNNSKTSEFCAPLTSFDWNDIDPKRIGTSSIDTTCTIWDIEKGVVETQLIAHDKEVYDIAWGEARVFASVSADGSVRIFDLRDKEHSTIIYESPQPDTPLLRLAWNKQDLRYMATILMDSNKVVILDIRSPTMPVAELERHRGSVSAIAWAPQSSRHICSAGDDAQALIWELPTVAGPNGIDPMSVYSAASEINQLQWSVAQPDWIAIAFANKMQLLRV, via the coding sequence ATGGCCCTCTCCtcctcttccacttcttccaacCACCAACGCATCGCCGTCGGAAGCTTCATCGAAGAATACACAAACCGCGTTGACATCCTCTCCTTCAACcccgaaaccctaaccctaaggCCCAACCCTTCTCTCTCCTTCGACCACCCTTACCCTCCCACAAAGCTCATGTTCCACCCCTCCACCCCCTCCTCCCTTCTCCGCCACTCCGCCGTCGACCTCCTCGCCACCTCCGGTGACTACCTCCGCCTCTGGGAGGTCCGCGAATCCTCCGTCGAGGCCCTCTCCCTCTTCAACAACAGCAAGACCAGCGAGTTTTGCGCCCCTCTCACCTCCTTCGATTGGAACGACATCGATCCCAAACGCATCGGAACCTCAAGCATCGATACCACCTGCACAATCTGGGACATCGAAAAGGGCGTCGTTGAAACGCAGCTCATTGCGCACGATAAAGAGGTTTACGACATTGCTTGGGGTGAAGCCCGTGTCTTCGCTTCAGTCTCCGCTGATGGATCTGTTCGAATCTTCGATTTGAGGGATAAGGAGCACTCCACCATCATCTACGAGAGCCCCCAGCCCGATACGCCATTGCTGCGTTTGGCGTGGAACAAGCAGGATTTGAGGTACATGGCGACCATCTTGATGGACAGTAATAAAGTTGTGATATTGGATATTAGGTCTCCGACGATGCCAGTGGCGGAGTTAGAGAGGCACCGTGGGAGTGTGAGTGCAATTGCTTGGGCTCCGCAGAGTTCTAGGCACATTTGTTCTGCTGGGGATGATGCTCAGGCTCTGATTTGGGAATTGCCTACTGTGGCTGGACCTAATGGGATTGATCCAATGTCTGTGTATTCTGCTGCTTCTGAGATTAATCAGTTGCAGTGGTCCGTGGCCCAGCCCGATTGGATCGCCATTGCTTTTGCCAACAAGATGCAGCTTTTGAGGGTTTGA